The DNA region ACCGCAGGGACTTCATCAACCGCTCGGCCGCCACCGGCGCGGGCGTCGCGCTCGCCGGGGCGGCCGGCGCGGTGGCGGCGCCCGGCGCCCAGGCGGCCGACGCCCACGCCGGTGGCCGCGGCCAGCACGGCCCCCGCACCTTCTCGCTGCGCGTGCTGGGCACCACCGACCTGCACGGGCACGCGCTGAACTGGGACTACTTCACCGACGCCGAGTACGACGACGCGACCCACAACGACGTCGGCCTGGCCAAGGTGGCCACGCTGGTGGAGGCCGCGCGCGCCGAGAAGGGCCACGACCGCACCCTGCTGATCGACGCCGGCGACATCATCCAGGGCACCCAGCTGTCGTACTACTACGCCCGGGTCGAGCCGATCACCGGCGACCGCAAGGGCCCGCGGCACCCGATGGCGCTGGCCATGAACCACATGCGCTACGACGCGGCGGCGCTGGGCAACCACGAGTTCAACTACGGCATCCCGCTGCTGCGCGCCTTCCAGGAGCAGTGCGACTTCCCGCTGCTGGCCGCCAACGCCGTCGACGCCACCACCTTGAAGCCGGCCTTCCCGCCCTACCTGGTCAAGGAGCTGCGGGTGCCCGGCCACCCGCCGGTCAAGGTGGGCGTGCTCGGGCTGACCAACCCCGGCATCGCGGTGTGGGACAAGGCCAACGTGCAGGGGCGGATGGCCTTCCCCGGCCTGGTGGAGCAGGCGAAGGTGTACGTGCCGAAGCTGCGCGCGCTCGGCTGCGACGTGGTGATCTGCACCGACCACTCGGGGCTGGACGGCGGCACCTCCTACGGCGACGCGGTCCCCTACCCGGAGAACGCCTCCTCGCTGGTGGCCGCGCAGGTGCCGGGCATCGACGCGATCCTGGTCGGCCACACCCACGTGGAGCGCCCGCAGACGCTGGTGGTCAACGAGCAGACCGGCCGGACCGTGGTGCTCTCCGAGCCGCTGATGTGGGGCATGCGGCTGAGCGTGTTCGACATCGACCTGGTGCGCGAGCGGGGCCGCTGGCAGGTCGCCTCGGTGACCGCCGAG from Actinacidiphila sp. DG2A-62 includes:
- a CDS encoding 5'-nucleotidase C-terminal domain-containing protein, translated to MPLNRRDFINRSAATGAGVALAGAAGAVAAPGAQAADAHAGGRGQHGPRTFSLRVLGTTDLHGHALNWDYFTDAEYDDATHNDVGLAKVATLVEAARAEKGHDRTLLIDAGDIIQGTQLSYYYARVEPITGDRKGPRHPMALAMNHMRYDAAALGNHEFNYGIPLLRAFQEQCDFPLLAANAVDATTLKPAFPPYLVKELRVPGHPPVKVGVLGLTNPGIAVWDKANVQGRMAFPGLVEQAKVYVPKLRALGCDVVICTDHSGLDGGTSYGDAVPYPENASSLVAAQVPGIDAILVGHTHVERPQTLVVNEQTGRTVVLSEPLMWGMRLSVFDIDLVRERGRWQVASVTAEVRNANTVEEDPVVAKLVRAEHEKVVAYVNQVVGTCTAAMSAAESTYKDTPIIDFINLVQSDTVTAALAGTQYADLPVLSEASPFSRTAAIPAGQVSLRDVAGLYVYENTLDAKILTGAQVKDYLEWSARYFAQTAPDAPVDPAELTNAGNIPDYSYDVLSGVSYDIDIAQPAGSRIVNLTHDGKPVDPAARFVLAVNNYRSSGGSNYPHVAAAQSVWSSSDEIRNTIIAWVQAHGTIDPSTFGADQWRLTRAGVPLFQ